One segment of Amycolatopsis alba DSM 44262 DNA contains the following:
- a CDS encoding UDP-N-acetylglucosamine acyltransferase: protein MVNRIHPTAIIGEGVELGEDNVIGPYTVIVGPARIGDGNWIGPHVTIGTPGEDRGREHPAAWESAPNGDPDHDGHGVVIGSRNRIREYVSVHQGTWRTTTIGDGGYFLRGSHIAHDCLVEDVVTVASNVITGGHCHIWSGANLGMGAILHQRVVIGPGAMVGMSSAVRKEVGAFTIAVGNPARVTGVNTVGLSRRGLDEATIEALGPWLKGKAGLPEDGLADRLPGDLSTLVKAWDARPRDDH from the coding sequence GTGGTGAACCGCATCCACCCGACAGCGATCATCGGCGAGGGTGTCGAGCTCGGCGAAGACAACGTCATCGGGCCGTACACGGTCATCGTGGGCCCCGCGCGCATCGGCGACGGCAACTGGATCGGCCCGCACGTGACCATCGGGACCCCCGGCGAGGACCGCGGCCGCGAACACCCCGCGGCCTGGGAATCCGCGCCGAACGGTGATCCGGATCACGACGGCCACGGCGTCGTCATCGGCAGCCGCAACCGGATCCGCGAGTACGTCAGCGTCCACCAGGGCACCTGGCGCACGACCACGATCGGCGACGGCGGCTACTTCCTCCGCGGCTCCCACATCGCGCACGACTGCCTGGTCGAGGACGTCGTCACGGTCGCATCGAACGTCATCACCGGCGGCCACTGCCACATCTGGTCCGGCGCGAACCTCGGCATGGGCGCGATCCTGCACCAACGGGTCGTCATCGGCCCCGGCGCGATGGTCGGGATGAGCTCCGCGGTCCGCAAGGAGGTGGGCGCGTTCACCATCGCCGTCGGCAACCCCGCACGGGTGACAGGCGTCAATACCGTTGGGCTGTCCCGCCGCGGGCTGGACGAGGCCACCATCGAGGCCTTGGGACCGTGGCTGAAGGGTAAGGCCGGTCTCCCTGAGGACGGGCTGGCCGACCGGCTGCCCGGCGACCTCTCTACCTTGGTGAAGGCGTGGGACGCCCGTCCACGCGACGATCATTAG
- a CDS encoding SDR family NAD(P)-dependent oxidoreductase, with protein sequence MLDGKVALVTGGTRGIGLATARALAEAGATVVLTGRDEAKAKEAAAAAGAASGLALDVTDAKAVSTLVRGVAKEHGKLDIVVANAGIMEDALLGMIREELVDTTLSTNVAGTLHTVQAAARAMMRKKTGAIVVLASIVGEHGSAGQTVYAASKAAVANIARSAAKELGRSGIRVNAVAPGVIDTDLTSGLTEDAKAENIGKTPLGRLGTPEDVANAIRFLVSDDASFITGQVLGIDGGLVL encoded by the coding sequence ATGCTGGACGGCAAGGTCGCCCTGGTCACGGGTGGTACCCGTGGCATCGGGCTCGCCACCGCGCGGGCGCTCGCCGAGGCGGGCGCCACCGTCGTGCTGACCGGTCGTGACGAGGCCAAGGCCAAGGAAGCGGCGGCCGCGGCGGGGGCCGCGAGCGGGCTCGCGCTGGACGTCACCGACGCCAAGGCCGTGTCGACGCTGGTCCGCGGCGTGGCCAAGGAGCACGGCAAGCTCGACATCGTGGTCGCCAACGCCGGGATCATGGAGGACGCGCTCCTCGGCATGATCCGCGAAGAGCTCGTCGACACCACGCTGAGCACGAACGTCGCCGGCACGCTGCACACCGTCCAGGCCGCGGCCAGGGCGATGATGCGCAAGAAGACCGGCGCCATCGTCGTTCTCGCCTCGATCGTCGGTGAGCACGGAAGCGCCGGTCAGACGGTGTACGCGGCCTCGAAGGCGGCGGTGGCGAACATCGCGCGTTCGGCCGCGAAGGAACTCGGCCGCTCCGGGATCCGGGTCAACGCGGTGGCGCCCGGCGTCATCGACACTGACCTGACCTCGGGCCTGACCGAAGACGCGAAGGCCGAGAACATCGGCAAGACGCCTCTCGGACGGCTCGGGACGCCCGAGGACGTGGCGAACGCGATCCGGTTCCTCGTCAGTGATGACGCTTCGTTCATCACCGGCCAGGTGCTGGGCATCGATGGAGGACTTGTTCTCTGA
- a CDS encoding acyl carrier protein has product MAEVAGKLREVFVEALDLDGEVDVENLKYRDIEAWDSVGHMALVAAIEDEFDVEFDTDQVIDMSSFKVAVDMVTDLQSK; this is encoded by the coding sequence ATGGCGGAAGTCGCCGGCAAGCTGCGTGAGGTCTTCGTCGAGGCGCTGGACCTCGATGGCGAGGTCGACGTCGAAAACCTGAAGTACCGCGACATCGAGGCGTGGGACTCGGTCGGTCACATGGCGCTCGTCGCGGCCATCGAGGACGAGTTCGATGTGGAATTCGACACCGACCAGGTGATCGACATGTCCAGCTTCAAGGTCGCCGTCGACATGGTCACCGACCTCCAGTCCAAGTGA